From Micromonospora rhizosphaerae, the proteins below share one genomic window:
- a CDS encoding NPCBM/NEW2 domain-containing protein: MGWNDWYTFFCDLDENLIKQTVDAMISTGMRDAGYKYVNLDDCWSAKERDAAGRLQADPAKFPSGIKALADYVHERGMKLGIYGDVGTQTCARYPGSYGHEAVDAQTFADWEVDFVKVDWCFVPFEDFPGKSQQEVAAELYGRWHDAIEATGRPMFFSICVWDPSVKSWEIAGPLGDMWRTSNDYSDSWGAVLGNIDAQAPLADLAGPDKGWNDPDILMVGKGGMTATEYRTQFSMWSMMAAPLLAGNDVRNMSQETLRTLTNTEVIAIDQDPLGRQATRVRDDGDLEVWARPLANGDVAVALLNRSGIAQTITAQASEAGLPTAESYSLRDVWAHQTTKSTGAIRAFVPSHGTAVFRVTQSGDAKAPAVSTSVKIGADAGTEWPVLFPGEPGTVEVVVANDAPMTVTDVRIELVVPDGWDVEGDPVRRERQLGGEREVSVSYAVTPSRDTSGDRTPVTARVTYQYGKNIGSTSGTQLALVVPKPPTGESYLSDLAWLDASSGWQSVTRDREVGGGPINLAGTTYAKGLGLATPGDVTYWVGESCSRLTALAGIDDVVDRVSPAGGTAVFEVYADGEKVFDSGLVRRGAAIPVDVSLTGVSELRLHVADGGDGGYNDRADWADAKVTCA; this comes from the coding sequence ATGGGGTGGAACGACTGGTACACGTTCTTCTGTGACTTGGACGAGAACCTGATCAAGCAGACGGTGGATGCGATGATCTCCACCGGCATGCGCGATGCGGGCTACAAGTACGTGAACCTTGACGATTGCTGGAGCGCGAAGGAGCGCGATGCGGCGGGTCGGCTGCAGGCGGACCCCGCCAAGTTCCCGAGTGGCATCAAGGCGCTCGCTGACTACGTCCACGAGCGTGGCATGAAGCTTGGCATCTACGGCGACGTGGGCACTCAGACGTGCGCGCGCTACCCCGGCAGCTATGGCCATGAGGCGGTTGACGCACAGACCTTCGCCGACTGGGAGGTCGACTTCGTCAAGGTCGACTGGTGCTTCGTGCCCTTCGAGGACTTCCCGGGCAAGTCTCAGCAGGAGGTAGCGGCGGAGCTGTACGGCCGCTGGCACGACGCAATCGAGGCGACCGGCCGCCCGATGTTCTTCAGCATCTGCGTGTGGGACCCGAGCGTGAAGTCATGGGAGATCGCTGGTCCGCTCGGCGACATGTGGCGCACCAGCAACGACTACTCCGATAGTTGGGGCGCGGTGCTCGGCAACATCGACGCGCAGGCTCCGCTCGCCGACCTGGCCGGCCCGGACAAGGGTTGGAACGACCCCGACATCCTCATGGTCGGCAAGGGCGGGATGACTGCGACGGAGTACCGCACGCAGTTCTCGATGTGGTCGATGATGGCCGCCCCATTGCTCGCTGGGAACGACGTTCGCAACATGTCGCAGGAGACCTTGCGGACACTGACCAACACCGAGGTCATCGCGATCGACCAGGACCCGCTCGGCAGGCAGGCGACTCGGGTGCGCGACGACGGTGATCTCGAAGTCTGGGCGCGTCCGCTGGCCAATGGTGACGTGGCTGTGGCGCTCCTCAACAGGTCGGGCATCGCCCAGACCATCACGGCGCAGGCCAGTGAGGCCGGGCTCCCGACGGCCGAGAGCTACTCGCTCCGCGACGTCTGGGCTCACCAGACGACGAAGTCGACTGGGGCGATCCGGGCATTCGTTCCCAGCCACGGTACGGCGGTCTTCCGGGTGACTCAGAGTGGAGACGCGAAGGCTCCCGCAGTGTCGACATCGGTCAAGATCGGGGCAGATGCCGGGACCGAATGGCCGGTGCTCTTCCCGGGCGAGCCCGGCACGGTCGAGGTCGTCGTCGCCAATGACGCCCCGATGACCGTGACCGACGTCCGCATCGAGCTCGTCGTCCCCGACGGCTGGGATGTCGAAGGTGATCCGGTACGCCGCGAGCGCCAACTTGGCGGAGAACGCGAGGTGAGCGTTTCCTACGCCGTCACGCCGTCGCGGGACACTTCCGGGGACCGCACTCCGGTCACTGCACGGGTGACCTACCAGTACGGCAAGAACATCGGCTCCACCTCAGGGACGCAGCTCGCGCTCGTCGTGCCAAAGCCGCCGACCGGCGAGTCCTACCTGAGCGACCTCGCCTGGCTCGACGCGTCGAGCGGCTGGCAGTCGGTCACCCGCGACCGCGAGGTCGGCGGCGGACCCATCAACCTCGCCGGCACCACCTACGCCAAAGGCCTCGGCCTTGCCACACCCGGCGACGTGACCTACTGGGTCGGCGAGTCCTGCTCTCGGCTGACCGCGCTGGCCGGCATCGATGACGTGGTCGACCGGGTCAGCCCCGCGGGCGGCACTGCCGTCTTCGAGGTGTACGCAGACGGCGAGAAGGTGTTCGACAGCGGTCTGGTTCGCCGCGGGGCCGCGATTCCGGTGGACGTTTCACTGACCGGTGTCTCGGAACTTCGCCTGCACGTCGCCGACGGCGGCGATGGCGGGTACAACGACCGAGCCGACTGGGCAGACGCGAAGGTCACCTGCGCCTGA
- a CDS encoding LuxR C-terminal-related transcriptional regulator yields the protein MRVVIAEDLALLRDGLTRILDAYGFQVVEAVADGPSVLPALTRHRPDVAVLDVRLPPTFTDEGLQAALAARAQLPGLPILVLSQHVEQLYARELLADRGGGVGYLLKDRVSNVGQFIDAVRRVADGGMVMDPEVVAALLARNSGAQRLGELTAREREVLGLMAEGRSNAAIAGRLFVTEKAVSKHINNIFSKLGMPPSDDDNRRVLAVLAYLNG from the coding sequence GTGCGAGTTGTCATCGCGGAGGACCTCGCCCTCCTCCGGGACGGGCTGACGCGCATCCTCGACGCGTACGGCTTCCAGGTGGTCGAGGCGGTCGCGGACGGGCCGTCCGTGCTGCCGGCGCTCACCCGGCACCGCCCCGACGTCGCGGTCCTCGACGTACGCCTGCCGCCGACCTTCACAGACGAGGGCCTGCAGGCGGCGCTCGCGGCCCGGGCGCAGCTACCCGGACTGCCGATCCTCGTGCTGTCCCAGCACGTCGAGCAGCTGTACGCGCGGGAGCTGCTCGCCGACCGGGGCGGGGGAGTCGGCTACCTGCTCAAGGACCGGGTGTCGAACGTCGGCCAGTTCATCGACGCGGTGCGCCGGGTGGCCGATGGCGGCATGGTGATGGACCCCGAGGTGGTCGCCGCGTTGCTGGCCCGCAATTCGGGCGCGCAGCGGCTGGGGGAGCTGACCGCGCGGGAGCGGGAGGTGCTGGGGCTGATGGCCGAGGGACGGTCGAACGCCGCGATCGCCGGGCGGCTGTTCGTCACCGAGAAGGCCGTCAGCAAGCACATCAACAACATCTTCAGCAAGCTGGGGATGCCGCCGTCCGATGACGACAATCGGCGGGTGCTCGCGGTGCTCGCGTACTTGAACGGCTGA
- a CDS encoding FadR/GntR family transcriptional regulator, protein MTVPVASRYGRGLHGWLVDELGQILVANPPDAVPALDPVSVGERFGVSRTVVREAFRVLEAKGLLSARPNVGTQLRPRSEWNLFDSQVIKWRIHSQEMPDQMKELLELRTAIEPFAAGLAAARIAPDQRSSLETARDALVAAFEAHDLSAFTRADIELHASLLDASGNPMIAQLAVVVTSALRAREELQLRPETLSAYATDLHVQLVDAVLAGSADEAEARMRELVASVSHSLGDDLPPT, encoded by the coding sequence ATGACAGTGCCTGTTGCGTCACGGTATGGCCGTGGTCTGCACGGCTGGCTTGTTGACGAGCTGGGCCAGATACTCGTCGCCAACCCGCCGGACGCCGTCCCCGCACTCGACCCCGTGTCGGTTGGGGAGCGTTTCGGAGTATCGCGCACCGTGGTACGTGAGGCGTTTCGCGTCTTGGAGGCCAAGGGTCTGCTCAGCGCCAGGCCCAATGTGGGCACTCAACTTCGTCCCCGGAGCGAGTGGAATCTCTTCGATTCGCAGGTGATCAAATGGCGCATTCACAGCCAAGAGATGCCCGACCAGATGAAGGAATTGCTCGAACTGCGCACGGCCATCGAACCGTTCGCCGCGGGACTTGCCGCTGCCCGAATCGCCCCGGACCAGCGGTCCTCCCTGGAGACCGCGCGCGATGCGCTGGTGGCGGCCTTCGAGGCGCACGACCTGTCCGCCTTCACGCGCGCCGACATCGAGCTGCATGCGTCATTGCTGGATGCGAGCGGAAATCCGATGATCGCGCAGCTCGCCGTGGTCGTCACAAGTGCGCTCCGAGCCAGAGAAGAGCTGCAACTGAGGCCGGAGACGCTGTCGGCGTACGCGACGGATCTGCATGTGCAGCTGGTCGACGCGGTACTTGCGGGCTCGGCTGACGAAGCCGAGGCGCGAATGCGTGAGCTTGTGGCGTCAGTGAGCCATTCACTGGGTGACGATCTACCACCTACGTAA
- a CDS encoding bifunctional 4-hydroxy-2-oxoglutarate aldolase/2-dehydro-3-deoxy-phosphogluconate aldolase — MGHGIEDIFGSAVVMAILRGLPPRETVELATRAWDLGIDVVEVPVQTTDAVRSLKAAVAAGRERGRGVGAGTVITVDQVRTVAEIGVTFTVAPGLDDAVVAASVAAGLPHLPGVSTASEIQQALRHGLTWVKAFPANVLRPDWFVAMRAPFPQVTFVATGGVDAHNAPDYLAAGARVVAVGSALSDPEQLERLAAVLAEHLQPTESGRG; from the coding sequence GTGGGCCACGGAATTGAGGACATCTTCGGCAGCGCCGTGGTAATGGCCATCCTGCGCGGGCTGCCGCCGCGCGAGACGGTCGAACTGGCGACCAGGGCGTGGGATCTCGGCATCGACGTCGTCGAGGTGCCGGTGCAGACCACCGACGCGGTGCGGTCCCTGAAGGCAGCCGTGGCCGCCGGCCGGGAACGCGGCCGAGGAGTCGGTGCCGGCACCGTCATCACCGTCGACCAGGTCCGGACCGTCGCTGAGATCGGCGTCACCTTCACCGTCGCACCCGGACTTGACGACGCCGTCGTCGCCGCCTCGGTCGCCGCCGGATTGCCGCACCTGCCCGGCGTCTCAACCGCCAGCGAGATCCAGCAGGCGCTGCGCCACGGCCTCACCTGGGTCAAGGCCTTCCCGGCCAACGTGCTCCGACCTGACTGGTTCGTCGCGATGCGCGCACCATTCCCCCAGGTGACGTTCGTGGCGACCGGTGGAGTCGATGCCCACAACGCTCCCGACTACCTCGCCGCCGGCGCGCGTGTGGTCGCCGTGGGCTCGGCGTTGTCCGACCCGGAGCAGCTGGAGCGTCTCGCCGCGGTGCTGGCCGAGCATCTGCAGCCCACGGAGAGCGGACGTGGCTAA